A segment of the Hemicordylus capensis ecotype Gifberg chromosome 6, rHemCap1.1.pri, whole genome shotgun sequence genome:
ATTTTCTGAGGCCATGTAACACTATTACAGAGTCATGGTTCAATTTGTCAAAGATGGGCACAAACAAATCCAGACACTGGGATCCTTATTCATGCTCTTGTGACTGGTCCTCATATAACCattgagctgattatgagaagaCAGTGGGTATCTAGGTTTTAAAAGCATGCATCTCATTAAAATACCTCATTTTGATTCaaggaagcatctggctggccactgttgggttattttaatttaaattcccACACATTTAGTTTATATACACATATATCCAAATTTGATCATTTaactcaggcatccccaaactgcggccctccagatgttgctgaactacaacttccagcatacccagccacaaaaaattgtgtctagggatgctggctgggagttgtagttcagcaacatctggagggccgcagtttggggatgcctgatttaACTGATCAACTAAAACTCAGACAATTAAAAGACCAAGATTTCTTCCATCCACTCATGATGCTACTATATAGTGTGCCTACAAAAAAGAGGGATAGCATTGTAAGAAAGAAATTCCTGCTGATTTCTCCTTGTGGGTTCTTCTTGTGCAGGCAGTTCCCACTAGATTGAGTTTCGGTTTTGCACTTTTATGGATGAATAAGGATGCTGGGCTGAACACCATATAGATAAGTCTGAGAGTAAAGAACCATTACCTGCAAATGATGGCCCTTTCCTCAGCAAAGTACAAGGAAAGACCAGATGGAGAACCACCACAAATGTATTCACCTCAGTTTCCTAAGAAAACTTCAGGAATTCCTTTCAAATGGGATATTCTGTTCACTAAATTAAGAttattattttaatctatttaatATGCATATTAGCACTATTATTATATGTTGCAATATACATCTGAGACACATTATTCTGTTTCAGGGTACAGGATAAATCACCTTTCTTGAAAACACAGAGGACTACTGTTTTCTGCCTGACCCTGTTTGTGAAGTATGACTCTTCAGTTTGTTTCATTACATATTGGGTGTTAGTCCTGGATTTGCAGTAGATCCCctttagaagtgtgtgtgtgtgtgtgtgtgtgtgtgtgtgtgtgcgtgtgcgcgcgtgcatgtacatacacacacatacaaatttaCTGTTGATTTAACATAACAGAAATATAGATATATAACAGGTATATAACAGGCAAGgtgtttcagcttctgccttcttcagccaCTCTCATGTTATCATGATAGAAAGCTACAGtaacataaataaaatgcagagAATTTTGAAGTTTGTATGTGTTCCTGGGATTATGTAGATAAACAATTAACTTGGCTAGACATGCTCAATCTATGGTATTAATTTTGTGGcattttattcttattattaataAGAACATTTGTATATCATTTTCAATTCCCTTTTCTAAGGCAGAAGAAGTGTGAATATGAATATGTGATAATGTGTTTTTTTAGTCAAGAGGGGCAGAAGAATTGTTGCtataatggcacagaggggattTCAATTCCCTTTTTTCAATTTTCAATTTCCTTTTTTCAATTTTCAATTTCCCTTTTTCCTATCAGTACGCCCGAGTAGTGTAAGTCAAGTTACTATCCTGTTCCAGGGTGAGCCAGGGTGTCCATCAAGGCAGGGAGCCCACAAGAACTCAGTCAGCTCCAATGGCAAGAGTGAGAACCTCAGTCAGTGCTGAGCAGGGAGACGCTGGGCACTGCTATATAGATGGAATGTTGCACCAGCAGTTTCTTATAGCTGTTGCCCAGGCACAGTGCACTGGCCCTGCCCATTCCCTACAAAAGGCtgtttcttaaaggggccttgcctgatTTTGTAAGTGCTGGCTCCAGCCTCCGCTAAGACTGCTGGGTCCTCAGGGGAACCTGCGGAGTCAGAAGACaaaggcagggctgtgtccttgAGCCATGGTCCGGGTGCTGGCTCAGGTTTCCTTATTTCTCCTGATGTGGCTCTGGGTCCTCTGGGGTCTGGCTCATAGGTTTTCCCCACCCTGTCACATACCGCTCATCCcccagtttgggggtgggagAGTCCAGGATCCAGGTCCATGACTGTCACCATCTCTTATACtgatatgtaaactgctctgagtaTGATTTGGGATGGCACAAAGCTTACACACGTAAGTACACATGTTCACATGTTTCTCAGACATTTAAGCATATATTGGTATGGGGGCAGAATGCTTGTGCAGAAATGAAGCATTAGAGCAGACATGATGGTAGGACATCTTGTAGGGGAGAATTTAGCAGGGCTCTGGGTATGATTTTGGGTCTCCTAAAGTTTATTTGGACTGCACATCTCCAGTTCCTTATTCACTTATATGTTTACAATTATTGGTGTTGGGGCAGCGCATCTGAGATTGATTTGAGCAAAAAGGAAACAATTGGCCAGACATACCATGAAATTTTGTAGTGCACAGTCTTCTAGTACGTCTAGTTCAAAAATGAAGCATGGGGCCAGACATGAAGCATACAGTTCAATGCTTGGTCACAGCAGTAGTTGTCTGACAGGATGATCTGCTATGGGTATATGATTTGGGGTGCTCCAGAGCTTATATGTGGGTGCAGCTTAGATAGTGCCCTACTGTTCCCAGTTCCTTCTTTCTAATTCCACTTCCTTATTTGACACAGAGCTGAACAGCAGTGTGGGCAAGGAACTGATGTTTACATACACTTGCTCCCCAAAATAAGCTTTGAGCTACTCCATCTCATACACCTTTGTGACCAAAATATCATTTCCTTTGAGTTGCACAAGCATTCCATCCAGCATAAAGCATCATTTTTGTGTGACATGCTTTAACATGTGAAGTCCTCAGGCAATATTAAGGAATAAGAGGGGCAGGGCTACACACCAAAATAGCCCTTGCGCCAGTGCAAATAATATATCTGCACTACTGGGAGACGGCCCCAGTGAGATATAGTAGCTGAATGTCTAGtccaatcaggagcagagccaggctggcagctgcctgtgtgtgGTCGCCGGCGCAGCCCCCTGGCtccgccccccacgtctgacatcagacgtgccCGTCAGATGTGGCggtgtggtctcccttccaaacagggccgtgtgACCCtctttggaaaggagattggcccaCACTGCTTTGAGCAGCGTGGGCTGGAATgaatctccctgccttaaaggcagggagagccgttccggccacactgccaatgcagcatgggccgatctctctcctaaacagggatgcgcggccctgtttgggagggagattgatcggtcccgctgtgttggcagcaggACCTGGAGcagccctccctgcctttaaggcagggcaAGTTATTCTGGCCGCACTGCCAACGCAGTGTGGGCCGATTTcggttccaaatggggccacgcagccccgtttgggacagAAAtaacgcccctgcgtctgacgtcagatgcggggggcgtgtctggggccgtgcttgcggcccctgattgggcacggcttgggttctttgaacctgttcacccaatggtggctccacccctgggtcCAATTCTTCATTTTTGTGCTGGAAATACTAGAAGACTGTCCACTGCAAGATGTCATAGTATCATGTCTGGCCTATTGCTTCCTTTTTGCACAAATTATTCTCCACCACGCTGCCTCCATACCAATAACTGACAATACACACATGCATGAATGGGGAGCTGGATGTTTTGCACTACCCAATAAGCTTTGGGCCACACCTGATGACAGGAGATCTCATGGGGGACTGTctaccagtaggggtgtgcatggaatgggtTTTGCATTTCATTCCAAGCTCCGAACGTTCGGAACAGAATGCAAACTGGCCCAAATGTTCTGACTGAAACACTGGGGGTGACCTGATGTTTTGATAGAACAAGCCCAttccacttggaatgttccagcTTAAaaaactttgttaaaaaaaagatagtgaaggcagtgctggggagcagcaagaggtacctttaacattaaGTTAATAGAAGCACTTACAggtacctttaaaattaaattaattgatGCTCTCTCTAACCACAAGTGGTAACGCCAGCACTGTGTATGCCACTGCACATGAGTGGACGCCAGGTGAGCGCCGGTCAGAGATGCACCACCACCGCAGGGGATGCCTGCTAGAGCACCAAGGCGGTGGCTTGCACAGTGCTGGTATTACCACTGGTGATAAGAGAGAGCttcaattaatttaattttaaaggtaccTGTAAGTGTTTCCATTAATTTagtgttaaaggtacctctcactgccGCAGCCTACCccaccagcactgccctcactatcttttttttttttttaagctgtaaTACTCGGAATGTTCTGAACAGAATGGGgttgttccattccgagctcagaacaggacTCTCTTTTTAGGGGTGTTcggttccaagcttgaaacacttggaATGGCCCATTccgaacttggaacattctgcacatcactATCTACCAGTGGTGTGAGGTGTATGATCTGGGGTGATGCAAAAGCGATCAAGCATGCTGCCCCCATGCCAATATCTCCCAGTATATcaatgaatggaatggaatgtatCTACCCTGAAGTAAGGTTTGCACCACCCCAAATCATTTACTGACAGCATGGGTAGAGGCTTTTGTCCCCTAAAACATGACCTCAGACCCAATGCTTTCTTTTTGCACAAGACAATTTATGTTCAAATTATGAAGAAATGTGTGCACCCCTAAGTAAGTTATTTGAATCCAGGTCATTCTGCTCCTAGACTGACATTATATCAACTTCATTACACTTTTGGTAATTGTGTCCAGCAACAGTAATGCCCATCTTGACTTACTACCAATTTGCAACAAAAAtggctgtatttacctgaacccaagcctctaagttctttgatgttaaaaatggggagggggtgtttcATCTTAAATACAGAATACttttctttggggtaaatacttataacctgtatttttttaaggagattgtcttaaattcagagtcatcttctattctggCAAAGATGGGTGGCTTTTTATTTGCATGTTCACAAGTTATCACATATCCcaattcacgtgtctgccattcTGAAAACATAGTTATAGAATTAATGCTACAGACTGTGCATATCTATCCAAGTTAACTATCTATCTACATTGTCCAGAAATACATACAAATATGAAGATTCTCTgtgcatctttaaaaaaagacataAGGGTCTATTGCAGATCTTGGATGACATGAGATTCTTTGTTGTAGCTGCCTCCTAATGATTACCTTTTATGATATGATTTTAGTTACAGAAAagtttctcatttttaaaaattagtgatgtttttaaaagcaatttgaaATGAAACAGGCTTTAAAGAAACCTTAAACCACATCCACTCCTCAAAATGTATTGCCTGACATCTACTTTGTCAGTTCTGAGAAGAGGAACATTTGAGCATAGCTGTACATCTGGAGAAGCTGAAACGAAAATGTGTTAGCTTACAATGAACTTGCCAGTTCATTCCAAGACCTCACCAGCAAATTTAAATTAGGAGAATTCTCTGGGGCACTGTCAATTAAAATGGTCTCAGTCAAATGGTGGGGATGGCTAGGCCAGCACCCAGTTTGCCATCATATGCACCTGCTATTTGCAGGGTCTAAGTACTATATTTCCTTATGATACCATAGTGTTCAGTATCACCTGGTGACTGGTGGATAGAAGTAGATCTCAAAACTAGAAATATTCAGGTTAGCAGCACTGTGAACGTCACAGTGCATAAAACACGGTGTCATCCTTAGTCAATGGTTATCATCTCCGGTTGTTAGCCTGACACCACATCCTGTCTACCCAGCTAAGGAGTGTATAGCTGCTAACAGCCTGACTAGATTACTTAAcaaaagtcctattgaaattaagtagttctttAGCGTAAATAGTTAATAGAGCTACAGAGTAAACAGTGTGATGTCAGCCAGTGCATATAGCGATACTCTTTTCCTATCACAGGTCAAAATGAAACCCTTAAGACATGAACCACACCCACTCTGACATACCAGAAACCGCCAACCTGCTACTGTTTATATAATCATTTATCTTGGGATGAAAAAGATATGAAATGAAAGTTCCCGAGTTTGTCGGGGCTTGTGAATTTCTTTGATTAACTTACTTCATTTACATTTTGTAATCTACTCCTTCGACATGTATACAAATCAGAGGCTTAAGTCAGTACAAGGGTATAACTCACTGTATGTATGTAAAGCAACCCTTCTACCTATACCTCAGTTTTGCAACTGTTTGCAACCATACGCTATAATGCTGGATCTAAAAACTGGGTCTAAACACTAAAAGCTTTTGGAACTCAGTCCAAATATTACGACTTGAATCCATCAAACTCGCAGTCCCCAAACTGTTCCACATGGGTGCCTTCCCTCTAACCATAACCTATAGATAGGATTGCTACATTGCATAATCAGGGTTGAAATTCTATGTCATATCAATGATTATGTGCTTTCTTCAAGTAAACCAGTTAAAATTAAGAGCTTAGCAGCAAGGTAAACCACACAACAAACCAGATTCACGTATTAAAATCATTTCCAAATATTTGTGATTACAGGTATTTAAGGAAGGAGGCTACATGGCTATCAGTGTCACATCCCACAATGTCACATCCCACATGCCTGACAATTATGATGACTACTACTACGACAACGACAACTATAATGAGAATTTTTTAGCAGCTTGTAGAGTTTTCCTAGTATGCATGTACTCATTTACCTGTATCTTTGGAGTGTTTGGAAATGGGTTGGTTCTCATAATATTAATTTTCTATCAGAAAGTGAAGATGGTAACTGACATATTTTTAGTGAGCTTAGCTACAGCTGACTTGTGCTTTCTTTGTACTTTGCCATTCTGGGCATATACTGCCGCTGAGGAGTGGATCTTTGGCACTGTGCTGTGTAAAATCATCCGAGGTTTCTACACTTTGAATCTGTACGGCTCTATGTTAACTCTAACCTGTGTAACTATTGACAGGTATTTTGCTATTGTCCAAGCCACCAAAGCCCACATCAGCCAAGCCAAAAGAAAAGACTGGGGTAAAACAATCTGCATTTTGGTTTGGGTGATATCTCTGGCATTTGCTCTTCCACAATTTATCTACAGTACACAGAATACAATAGACAAAAGTGTATGTTGGACAAAATATCCTTCAGATCGTGTGGCACTGTGTGTGGAAGGAATCCAAATGGTTCTTGGATTCTTCTGCCCTATACTTGTTATGATGGTTTGCTACTCAACAATTATGAACACTTTACTCAAGGCCAAGGGTTTCCACAAGCACAAATCCTTGAAAATAATATTTGCTATCATCATGACATTTGTTCTTACGCAGACACCCTACAACTTGTTGAAACTCATACGTGCTGCACATAGGCGTATCATTGTGGAGTACAATTTTGAGCATGCACTGATTGTGACAGAAGCTATTGCTTATTTCCATAGCTGCCTCAACCCTGTTCTCTATTTCTTCATTGGCGCAAAATTTAGGAAGAATTTGGTAAGAATTCTTAAAAATATTGGATGTACTAAACATCAGCAAATCATGGAGCAATGGCAAATGACCGAAGATGATGCCTCAAAAACCTACACTGGCTCACATAACGTAGAGGAAACAACCATGTATCCAGTGTGAGAGCATCTTCAAGATTCATGAGTATCTTCAGCAGAGTTTCATTTTTGGTCACTCTGAGCACTCATCAAAGCAAATGACAAGAGCTGTATCATTTCACTGTAGTTATAATGTGGGTAGGGCTTATGAAAGCTTCTCTGCAGCACAACAAGGGAATTATGTATTTCACTGCAGTCCTGATTCCTACGGTATGGATATCTTTTGAAAAATGACTGTACTGTCCTAACATGCATTAATTTTGTACTGGATTCTGAGAGGGAATTGGTTGAAATCCAGcgtttgttttgatttgtaattCATTGCTGGTTCCAGAGCATGCCAGACCAATTTGCTTTGTATAAGAAACTGCAAATAATGTTTTGTTCGGTCTTTGCTTGCAGcatgaattttttaaatattaaacatTGACTTTTCAGGATAAAAAAAGTGCAGTTTTGCATCATGTGTTTCTTCTTGTTTTAGTTCTGACTTCTACTGAAAGCATCTGAACATATGAAGATGTTTTACACTGACTAAAGTCAacgactggaacataggaacataggaagctgccatatactgagtcagaccataggtccatcttgctcagtattgtctaccagggtggccagaacctaaggggtatactcgtgggtcaaatgggctgtaagccagaatgtggctttaaaaaagccaaatctggccacctagctgtctacacagactggcagtggcttctccaaggttgcattcaggaatctctctcagccctatcttggagatgtcagggaaggaacttggaatctagatgctcttctcagactggctccatcccctaagggaatatcttatagtgctcacacgtctagtatccctttcatatgcaaccagagcagaccctacttagctaaggggacaagtcatgcttgccaccacaagaccagctctcttcccactgggAAGGACTGGTCCAGCTCTCTTCCTACAATTaggtccacctaactcagtattgactgtggtagcagctctccaaggtctcaggcaaaaGGTCTTTCACAGACTTCATGTCCTCAAAACCATTTAATAACCCCAAATCCACTAACACTTCCAGTATTATAAAACCCCCACAACAAAGGCACTTGCAAGTAAGAATGAATGTGTAACACATCTTTTGGCTATCAAATATGATGATTACTCTCTGTAGGCCTGTTCACGTGATAAATAAGGTAGGAggagcatcctacccaagtttgagagcagTGTGCGCTCTTGATTTTTGATAGTCTGCGAGGGAAAAACAAGGGAGGAGGCACAGGCAGATATCATCTGCAAGCCTCCCACTGAGTAGGAGGATTTTCCCTCCAACCTCATTCAGTAGTTGGGTAGGTTGTTGGATAGGACAGAgtctcctacccagcagctgggtGGGATGGAGCCTCCTACCAAGAAGGAGCCTTGCAGACGATCACTCCCTCcagctcctaccttgcttttcaaaAGGACACtatcacaaaacaggagtgcacacagctcccaaacatgggtaggatgcttgtcctacctacCCTACTTAtcatcatgtgaatgagcctactgTCTTTCACTTCATGAATACAAGAGAAGCTTTGGCTAATTGCAGCTTCCTAGCACACATATATGGACTACAATTATGATGTATGTGTTCAGTCACACGCTATGATCtatttagaacataggaagctgccatactgagtcagaccattgatctatcaagctcagtattgtcttcacagactgacagtggcttctccaaggttgcaggcaggaatctctttcagccctatcttggagaagccagggagggaacttggaacattctcctcttcccagagcggctccatcccctgaggggaatatctttcagtgctcacacttttcagtgctcccattcatatgcaaccagggtagaccctgcttagcaaaggggacaggtcatgcttgccaccacaagaccagctctcctctccctcaaaaACAGCTTGCCTCATCAGCATTTGACAGAAGAAACttcaaagaacataggaacataggaaactgccatatactgagtcagaccattggtctttctagctcagtattgtcttcacagactggcagcggcttctccaaggttgcatgcaggaatttctctcagccctgccttggagaagccagggtgggaacttggaactttctcctcttcccagagcggctccattccgaggggaatatctcatagtgctcacacttctagtctcccattcatatgcaaccggggtggaccctgcttagctaaggggacaagtcatgcttgctaccacaagaccagctctcctgtttatttattttaaaaagcatatgctGCAAAAGGTTCTACATACAGGTTTCATGTAGACTTCTATATGCAAGCGTTTTACCATCTAGGGATTTTCTAAAGGCTGAAGAATGCGCAGGACTGTGGTTATGGAAATAGTTACTTCCACCAATGACTCTCAATGCTTCTTTGTCAGACCCTTACAATAGAAAAACGTTGCAAATGCAAACATTTCTAATTCTGCCCCCCAAATATCAAAAACACAAAACTCCGAAGCCAGAAGATCAAGCAATAGTCACAATGAGAGATGACAAATGCATGAGTGAGAATTTCATTTTCAATATCCTTCCAAGCTCTCAGCCAACTGGGAGAAATGCCCCAAGCAACATTCCCCCATGGGACCTTACTGGGCTGGGGCCTGCCAACTGTCAAGTCCTACTTTGAACTGCAAATGATGTTGGGAAAATATGCCTGAGTTCATACAGCATCTGTGGTGCTTCTCCTCTTTGCAAGATGGAGGGATGAGaggatgtttctctctctccaccatgcATCTAGAAGACTGAGTGATGTGGGGGCATCTATGCAGAGACATCAAACTGGCAGACTCCTCCCAGCCCGCAGCTTACTGAAAGGTCACATGTATGGGCTTCCACCAAGGAATGCTCATTGACACAGTCTTTTAGGATCAAAGGAAGAGGAAGGATACTAACCCATTCCCCCATCACCACAAGTGAACAGGGGCTTATGTATCTATCACTGTGGACATCACAATCAAatagtatttttattatttattataaaactTGTATGACACCTTTCTGcataacaaacaacaaaaaacaatcaACACCTCCTCCCCCAATTATAACAGTAATAAAATCAATGTTACCAACCCCCTCAGAACAGACTCAGACTTAGCAGCACCACCAAACAGGCATGTACATAGCTaagggagagtgggctcatgttCATCCCTTTCCCTGGCAAGCCCCATGCATGTGTCAGCCATGTCCTCTTTGTGTAATGTcacatgcagggtgtgtggtcaGCACACAGAAAGGCCGCATACAGCTCTGAGCAagggagaggatgaagacaaTGAAACTGGCTGGAACTCAGTAGGAGGAGTGAGCCAGGCTGGGGTCCTTGAACCCTTCCGCCCAGTTATAGTTCCAACCCGCCACCAAATTCAAAGAAATCTCAAACCAGGCCATAAGTCCTGTGAAAAAGAATGGTCTTCACAATCCATCTGAAAACAGAAATGGAAGGGACCAGCTGGGCctcatggggggagggaggatcaCAGCCTGGGAGTGgcagcagaaaaggccctgtcccttcaGAGGGTAGGAAGACCCAAACAAgatttacaaaaaaacaaaaatcaggGTTTGGTTCAAAGTGGTATGTTGGCCGATCAGTCTGACTGCACTGCCATTCA
Coding sequences within it:
- the CXCR6 gene encoding C-X-C chemokine receptor type 6 → MAISVTSHNVTSHMPDNYDDYYYDNDNYNENFLAACRVFLVCMYSFTCIFGVFGNGLVLIILIFYQKVKMVTDIFLVSLATADLCFLCTLPFWAYTAAEEWIFGTVLCKIIRGFYTLNLYGSMLTLTCVTIDRYFAIVQATKAHISQAKRKDWGKTICILVWVISLAFALPQFIYSTQNTIDKSVCWTKYPSDRVALCVEGIQMVLGFFCPILVMMVCYSTIMNTLLKAKGFHKHKSLKIIFAIIMTFVLTQTPYNLLKLIRAAHRRIIVEYNFEHALIVTEAIAYFHSCLNPVLYFFIGAKFRKNLVRILKNIGCTKHQQIMEQWQMTEDDASKTYTGSHNVEETTMYPV